From the Synechococcus sp. KORDI-49 genome, the window TGGCCGGCCTCGACCATGCATCTGGACGCTGCGGTGCGGTGGTCTTGATCGATTCCGACCTGCAGCATCCACCGGAGAGGATTCCCGTGATGGTTGAAGCGTGGAGGCAGGGGGCCGAGGTGGTCACTGCTGTGCGGGATGACCAAGACGCCGAGTCTCTGGTGAAAGTGGCCACAGCCTCCTGGTTCTATCGGGTGTTCAATCGGTTGGTGGATTCGATTCAGCTGCAGGAGGGGGCCGGTGACTTCCGTTTGCTGAGTGCTCCGGTGGTGGAAGCGGTGACCCAGATGCGTGAAGCCGCGCGTTTCTCAAAGGGGTTGATGCCCTGGACGGGATACCGCAGCGTGGAGATCCCTTACAGCCGCGTGGCACGTCTGGGGGGGGGCAGTTCCTGGAGCTCCTACAGGCTCTGGCGTTACGCCCTTGATGGCATCTTTTCCTTCTCGGTGAAGCCCCTCAAGGTGTGGGGGGTGATCGGTGTGCTGATTTCTCTGCTCAGCTTCCTCTACGCCGCGCTGATCGTTCTGCGCACCGTTGTCTTCGGGGTGGACCTGCCGGGCTATGCCTCACTGATCGTGGCCATTCTGTTTCTCGGTGGAATCCAGCTGATCGGCATCGGTGTGCTCGGCGAATACATCGGCCGGATCTACATCGATGTGAAGAAGCGGCCGCACTATTTCATCCGCGCGGTGCACGAGTCCTGAGGGCCTGCCACTCCCGCTGCCTGTCCGTGCTGCTGAAGAAGCCTGCGGACAGCTGGAATCCGTAGCGCTCCATGGCGGCAGCGTTTCCGGCTACTGCCGGATGGCTCAGCAGGAGATTGGGTGTGTCTCCTTCGCGCGTTGGACTCCATGCCAGTCCCTGGAGGCATGCCTCGAGAGGGCGTCCCGTCATGCGTCCTGTAAACAGCACACCACTGAATGCGCCGTTGGTGCTGATGCCGGCTCGCTTCAGCCGGGGAATGGCCAGGCCGCTGAGCAGTTGCAGCACCAGCCACTTGAGCAGGCCTCCGCTGCGCAGCGCAGACCACCAGCAGGACAGAGGCAGATCTGTGGGCAGCGGTTCCCGTGTTGTGCGAATCCAGTCGATCTGATGCTGTTTGGACTGTCTCAGCAGGCAGTCCAGAACGATGGGCGTCAGATGGATGTGCTGATGGCCGTCAAGCGGAATCCGTCGTTGTTCGGTGAGCGTCCGGAAACGGTGGACCTGGTGTTCGATGGCGCGCTCCAGTTGCGGCAGGAATCGCTGGCGACGCGCGGGCAGCAGTGAGGCCAGCAGCAACGTGCCGAAGCTCGCCGGTAGATCCGGACAGCCTTCCACGCCTGGGCCTTCCGTCAGGCAGAGATGCAGGCAGAGTCCCGCGGCGTCGGGCAGCGTCCGCCAGGCGGCGGCGGCCTCCTGTGCCGATGCCCCGTCCACCAGCAGGCTGGCGCCTTGCAGCTGACCGCTTGTCGCAAGGCTCAGGATGGCTTCATCAACCTCCGGGGCCAGACCGAGGTCGTCTGCATGAATCAGGTCAGGCAGGGCTGGGGTGTGACGCTGTCGCTGGCTGAAGCGAGCAGCCCGGCTCCAGATCAGGGCATTCAGCACTGTGGGGGTGAACACCAGCAGCAGGGTGCGCCATGCCGGATGGGCCCAGTCCGTCAGCAGCAGTGGCAACAGCGCGCAGACGCTCAGATTGATGCCGTATTGGAGGATCAGCCAGCGCCGGGCAAAGCGACGACCTCCGGTCTCCTCCCGGAAGGTCACCAGAGCATGGCCGAGATAACCCGCCACAGAAGCGGCCAGAAAAGCGAGAGGGTTGGCCAGCCAGCTGGGAATCACCATCTCAAGGCTGATCAGCACGACGAGATGAACACCTGCCGCCACAGCACCCACTGCTCCGTAGCGCCCCAGGCGCCGGAGCAGCGCCGCGGATTTCATCGGCGGGGCGCTGAGGCCTGTCGCCGGAGCAGTGTCTCAATCAACGTCCAGGCCCGTGCGTCGTAGGCCTGAACGAAGTCATTGAAGCTCTGTGCGGCCTCCGAATCCGCCCCATCCGAGATCACACGCAGAACCAGCCAGGGAACGTTCTCCTGTTCGGCCACCTGCGCCACCGCGGCACCTTCCATTTCCACGGCCTGCAGATCGGGCAGGGCGTCGCGCAGGGTTGCGATCACAGCAGCATCCCCGATGAACTGATCACCGGTTCCGATCAGTCCCGGCTTGGGCCGGCCGAATCCCTGGAGTGCACCGGCGGAGTGGCTCTGCTCAAGCGCGTTGAGGGCCCAGTGAAACCAGGCCTCCTGGGGTGCCAACACGGCCCGGTTCAGTGGTGGCACTACGAATCTCGGCAGGATCGGTCGCACGTCCAGATCGTGCTGGACAACCGAATCGGCCAGCACCACATCCCATTGCTGCAGGGCTGGGTCGGCACCACCGGCGACCCCGGTGAACAGAAGCAGATCGATCGGCGCCTCCGGGGAAGCTGAGGCGAGCACACGGGTGGCGGTGCGAGCAGCGCAGACCTTGCCCCAACCGCTCCAGGCCAGCGTCAAGAGCACCGGCGTGCCGCCATCCCCCTGCCATTCGCCGCGATGAATCACCAGATCGCCGAAGGTTTCGCGACTCAGGTTGTTCAGATGAGCCAGATCAGAACCGATTTCCTCCGGCATGGCCCCAAGCAGACCGAGATGGAGAGGGCGTTCCATGATCGACGCGAATTGCTGTCACCGTAACGGCGGGCCAGGGTGGATCCGTGCAGGATTGGGCGAGGTGTGACGTCGGTCGTGAACGCAGGTGAAACGGTGTGCAGCGTGGAGCAGGCCCGGGTCATCGCCTCCGCAGTGACGCTGGTGCGGCGACATTTTCCTGCCGCCAAGGAAAATCTGCGTCCGTGGAGGGATGACGCCCAGACACGTCAGTGGAGCGAACCCGAGTCGATCGATCTCTCCTTTCACTTCCCGGGCTGGAGCCCGCGGCTGCAATGCCGCAGCCTGCTGATGCAGCTTCGTCTCAGCAGGCGTGAAGCCGATCAGCCAGGTCACCTGCTGGGTGTGCTGATGCGCGGCATGACCTACGACGGCGAGCGCTGGCGGCTGGCGACCGTCGGCGATTGGCAGCCCACAGGGTCCCATCTCCCCCAGCCGGATCAGGTGCAATGCCTGCGCCAGATCTGTCAGGACCTGTTCGTTCTGTTTTCAGCGGGCGCATCGGATGAGGCTGCCCCGTAACCCTTCGCAACTCAGACGGCCGCTGGTTGGATATCTCCTAATAAGGTCGAGGAATCGCTCAACCACAGGCTGATCATGTCCGTCGCACTGGCTGCACAGCTTCGTGAAGGCACGAAGAAGTCGCACACCATGGCCGAGAACACCGGCTTCGTGAGTTGCTTTCTGAAAGGCGTCGTCGATAAGGCCAGCTACCGCAAGCTCGTGGCTGATCTCTATTTCGTGTACACAGCGATGGAGGAGGAAATCGGAAAGCTCGGAGACCATCCTGTGGTGGCACCGATCGGAATGAAGGAGCTCAACCGCCGTGAGGCCCTCGAGCAGGACCTGACCTATTACTTCGGAGCCAACTGGAGGGATCAGATTCAGGCTTCACCTTCAGCAGCGGTTTACGTCGATCGCATTCATGCCATCGCCAAGGAGTCTCCTGAGCTGCTGGTGGGTCACCACTACACGCGTTATCTGGGTGATCTCTCCGGTGGACAGATCCTCAAGAACATCGCCCAGAAGGCGATGAACATGGATGGTGATGACGGTCTGCGTTTCTACGTCTTCGATGACATCGCTGATGAGAAGGCGTTCAAAACCGCCTACCGCGCCGCGATGGACGAGCTGCCCATCGATCAGTCCACAGCGGATCGGATCGTCGAGGAAGCCAACCACGCCTTCCACCTGAACATGAACATGTTCAAGGAGCTGGAGGGCAATCTGGTTGCAGCGATCGGCAAGGTGCTGTTCGGTTTCCTGACCCGTCGGCAGCGCACCGGCAGCACGGAGGCGGCAGCCGCCTGAAGCAGCCGTGGCCACCAGGCTTGTTCGCTTTCTGGTTCCCGGCACCAGCGGTCGTTTCCGCTGTGGTGGACTGAGCGTTGAGCTGCAGACGGCACGTCTGGTGGCCTCACTGTGTGAGACGGAGATCGTCACGTACCGCGAGCGTCGGGAGGACGTCCCCTTCCTGCACGACCTTCTCCGCGATGAATCCGCCTCAGACCATGTGCTCTGGATCGTCAGTTGGGGTTTCGATGTTCCAGGGTTGATCCGTTGCCTGAGAGGTCACCGGGTGGCCTACCACGCCCACAGCAGTGGGTACGGCTTTGATCTGCCTCCTGGGATTGCCGTTCTGGCCGTGAGCCGGAACACCCTCGGGTACTGGGGTGACCGAGCGCCTCGGAACCCACTGTTCCTGGTTCCGAATGCCCTGGAGCAGGCCTGGCTCGACCGTGGTGATCGTGCCGACGCCAGTGGCCGGGAGCGTCCCATCGATGTGCTGGTGCAGGCCCGAAAAAGCAGCGATTACGTTCTTCAGAGGCTGGTGCCGGCTCTTCGTCAACGGGGGCTCTCGGTGGAGGTGCAGAGCGGCTGGGTGGATGATCTGGTGGGCTTGTTCAACAACGCCAAGGTGTACCTCTACGACTCCGCCGAGTACTGGCGGGGACGGGGCGTCACGGAAGGCTTCGGCCTGCCGCCGTTGGAGGCGATGGCCTGCGGCTGTGTCGTGTTCACCAGCCTGAATCACGCTCTTGCAGACCACTGTGATCCGGGCCGATCAGCTCATCAGATCGGCTGCGGCAGCCTGGCCCATGATCTGCAACGCATTCAGGCCGCCGTCGCCGAACCGCTGCGATGGCGCCCACCGATGGCGGAGCTGGGGGTTCTGCTTCAGAACAGTGGTGAACAGCGATTGTTGGAGCGCTGGCGACAGGTGATGACAGATCTCGATCAGCTCCAGGGCCAATGGCAGCTGGATGCACCCCTCAGCAGCCCATCCACGTTGAGGTTGCGTTTGGCTCAGATGCTCCATCGCGCAAGGCGAGTGGTCGATCGGTTACCCGGCTGGCCGAAACGGTCCTGAAACGTCAGAGCTGACGGCTTAACTCATCAAGTTGTCAGAGATTTCCTGCAGATTCGTTTCGGCGAAGAGATCAGTTCGTTCTATGCCCGTTTTGCAGAGCCAGACCTGGAAAGAACTGAGCACTCTTTTTCGTGAGTTGTCACCGGAACGGCGGAAGTCTCTTCTTATTGTTCTCGCTGCATCGTTATTCCAGGGTGTTATTGACATCCTGTTGGTGGGTCTGCTCGCCAGGCTGGTCGGGCTCCTGGCTGGAGCGAAATTGGAGGATCAGATTCCTGGGATCCGTTTCTTTGGAGGTGGGTTTCTGGATCAGGCGGGTTGGATCGTTCTGCTGCTGATTGCGTCGTTCTGGTTCGCTTCTGCCGTGCGCTTCGGGGTGGCGTTACTGGAGGCGCTTCTTGCTGCAGATATCTGGTCAGATCTGGTCAATAAGGTGTACGGCAATCTGTTGATGCAGAACTACGAGTTCTTCACGCAGAAACGCTCCGCTGTTCTCTCGGAGCGATTCAATCGCATCCTCACCAGAGTCACGTCAACGGTGATTTCCCCGATGATCGCCATCTCCGGGAATGTGTTGAGTGTTTCGGCTTTGTTGATTGGTGTTGCCATCGCCCTGGGTGGCAAGGCACTCACAATCTTCGTGTTTCTGTTGATTGCCTATCTGATTGCTTCCCTGATCATCACGCCTTATCTGCGCCTGTTCCTGCGCCAGAAAATGCGTTATACGCGTCGGATTCGGCTCACTTTCTCTGAGTCGCTGCGATCGATGCGTGACATTCAGTTGTATTCCTCGCATCAGTTTTTTGTCGACCGTTTCATGCGCGACGGAACGATCGCCAAGCGCAATGACCGGCTTGCCAATCTTCTGCCGAATGTCCCCAAATTTCTGATCGAGCCAGCCGGCATCACCATCCTGTTCCTGGTCGGTCTTGCACCGGCCCTGGTGAGTGGGGACAGCGATCAGTTGCGTGCGGCCATGCCGGAACTGGCAACGGTGCTGGTTGTGCTTCTCCGGATTTCAGGTCCCCTGCAATCGATGTTCCGCAGCCTCAACAAACTGCGTGGTGGTCTGCCGGAAGTGAAGGATGCCCTTGATCTGCTGTGCATGCGTCCAACCCGCCTTTCGCTCGCTGATCCGTCCGTGCCATCTCCGGAGGGGGTCATGCCTCGCCGTCTGATCGAGCTGCGCGACGTCACCTTTTCCTATGGGCTCTCGGGTGAACCGGTGCTGCGCAATGTGGATCTGTCCATTCCTGTGGGTTCGCGCATTGCGCTGGTCGGCAAGACCGGAAGCGGCAAGACAACACTGGCTCATCTGCTGCTGGGTTTGTACAAACCGGAGTCGGGCGAACTGTTGCTCGATGGTCTGCCGGTGTCAGATGAGGAAATGCCTGCCTGGCAGTCCAATTGTGCTTTTGTGCCGCAGCAGATTCGTCTGCTGGATGCCAGCGTGCGTGAAAATGTGGCGTTCTGTGAAAGTCCCGACGAAATCGATGATGACGAGGTGTGGGCCGCCTTGAAAGCTGCTCAGTTTGCTGATTTTGTTGCCGACATGCCCTATGGGCTGTTCACCATGTGTGGGGAGAACGGCATGAAGCTCTCCGGTGGACAGCGTCAGCGGTTGTCTCTGGCCCGAGCGTTTTACCGCAATGC encodes:
- a CDS encoding glycosyltransferase family 2 protein; its protein translation is MVREQLWVVAACFNEHSIICRFIEEVLQLHVVDRLVLIDDGSGDATVTVIRQWQEAHPSAPLVLLELTRNFGKEAAMLAGLDHASGRCGAVVLIDSDLQHPPERIPVMVEAWRQGAEVVTAVRDDQDAESLVKVATASWFYRVFNRLVDSIQLQEGAGDFRLLSAPVVEAVTQMREAARFSKGLMPWTGYRSVEIPYSRVARLGGGSSWSSYRLWRYALDGIFSFSVKPLKVWGVIGVLISLLSFLYAALIVLRTVVFGVDLPGYASLIVAILFLGGIQLIGIGVLGEYIGRIYIDVKKRPHYFIRAVHES
- a CDS encoding ChbG/HpnK family deacetylase — its product is MKSAALLRRLGRYGAVGAVAAGVHLVVLISLEMVIPSWLANPLAFLAASVAGYLGHALVTFREETGGRRFARRWLILQYGINLSVCALLPLLLTDWAHPAWRTLLLVFTPTVLNALIWSRAARFSQRQRHTPALPDLIHADDLGLAPEVDEAILSLATSGQLQGASLLVDGASAQEAAAAWRTLPDAAGLCLHLCLTEGPGVEGCPDLPASFGTLLLASLLPARRQRFLPQLERAIEHQVHRFRTLTEQRRIPLDGHQHIHLTPIVLDCLLRQSKQHQIDWIRTTREPLPTDLPLSCWWSALRSGGLLKWLVLQLLSGLAIPRLKRAGISTNGAFSGVLFTGRMTGRPLEACLQGLAWSPTREGDTPNLLLSHPAVAGNAAAMERYGFQLSAGFFSSTDRQREWQALRTRAPRG
- a CDS encoding 5'-methylthioadenosine/adenosylhomocysteine nucleosidase, translated to MERPLHLGLLGAMPEEIGSDLAHLNNLSRETFGDLVIHRGEWQGDGGTPVLLTLAWSGWGKVCAARTATRVLASASPEAPIDLLLFTGVAGGADPALQQWDVVLADSVVQHDLDVRPILPRFVVPPLNRAVLAPQEAWFHWALNALEQSHSAGALQGFGRPKPGLIGTGDQFIGDAAVIATLRDALPDLQAVEMEGAAVAQVAEQENVPWLVLRVISDGADSEAAQSFNDFVQAYDARAWTLIETLLRRQASAPRR
- a CDS encoding heme oxygenase (biliverdin-producing) → MSVALAAQLREGTKKSHTMAENTGFVSCFLKGVVDKASYRKLVADLYFVYTAMEEEIGKLGDHPVVAPIGMKELNRREALEQDLTYYFGANWRDQIQASPSAAVYVDRIHAIAKESPELLVGHHYTRYLGDLSGGQILKNIAQKAMNMDGDDGLRFYVFDDIADEKAFKTAYRAAMDELPIDQSTADRIVEEANHAFHLNMNMFKELEGNLVAAIGKVLFGFLTRRQRTGSTEAAAA
- a CDS encoding glycosyltransferase, which translates into the protein MATRLVRFLVPGTSGRFRCGGLSVELQTARLVASLCETEIVTYRERREDVPFLHDLLRDESASDHVLWIVSWGFDVPGLIRCLRGHRVAYHAHSSGYGFDLPPGIAVLAVSRNTLGYWGDRAPRNPLFLVPNALEQAWLDRGDRADASGRERPIDVLVQARKSSDYVLQRLVPALRQRGLSVEVQSGWVDDLVGLFNNAKVYLYDSAEYWRGRGVTEGFGLPPLEAMACGCVVFTSLNHALADHCDPGRSAHQIGCGSLAHDLQRIQAAVAEPLRWRPPMAELGVLLQNSGEQRLLERWRQVMTDLDQLQGQWQLDAPLSSPSTLRLRLAQMLHRARRVVDRLPGWPKRS
- a CDS encoding ABC transporter ATP-binding protein, whose product is MPVLQSQTWKELSTLFRELSPERRKSLLIVLAASLFQGVIDILLVGLLARLVGLLAGAKLEDQIPGIRFFGGGFLDQAGWIVLLLIASFWFASAVRFGVALLEALLAADIWSDLVNKVYGNLLMQNYEFFTQKRSAVLSERFNRILTRVTSTVISPMIAISGNVLSVSALLIGVAIALGGKALTIFVFLLIAYLIASLIITPYLRLFLRQKMRYTRRIRLTFSESLRSMRDIQLYSSHQFFVDRFMRDGTIAKRNDRLANLLPNVPKFLIEPAGITILFLVGLAPALVSGDSDQLRAAMPELATVLVVLLRISGPLQSMFRSLNKLRGGLPEVKDALDLLCMRPTRLSLADPSVPSPEGVMPRRLIELRDVTFSYGLSGEPVLRNVDLSIPVGSRIALVGKTGSGKTTLAHLLLGLYKPESGELLLDGLPVSDEEMPAWQSNCAFVPQQIRLLDASVRENVAFCESPDEIDDDEVWAALKAAQFADFVADMPYGLFTMCGENGMKLSGGQRQRLSLARAFYRNAKLLVLDEATSALDNKTEYDVMQALELVGRRCTMVVIAHRLSTVKKCDRIYEIADGGIRAYGDFETLKATSTSFREMAMLDDA